One Methanococcus aeolicus Nankai-3 DNA segment encodes these proteins:
- a CDS encoding right-handed parallel beta-helix repeat-containing protein — protein sequence MKFIKIITMFLVIVLLLSNFAMANLPTLNESALNNSNISIYENLSNISQFNKTYNITPDITDSANLSNMADNLSNTTENLENESNEDTHYLNVLVEGYKVIVKTNGIPYGFANGTTLNFINTSNGTYIVSPVILNIPIEIYAKFDNETSNKTIFLNYTKKYEIKNKTVIIKDIYFPSEKIIIKTNFKPNNAYIITPNNKIINLKIHKEGKNYSLSTKLNKDIILGNYTVVIDKFKKSFVVDYYKINADFNNSCIFGNVSYYVKKPKYVKFIVYPSKKKINISLTNGNFNISLIHLSNMLNISKIEKIEILYGNAKQKMHIPINVKNKKKIKKLVSYDPISKEIVINLEGSNKEIEKTIEKYRKEKKYSILKIEQINNNYEVIEIRIKADKKILNEYNFPMGILNTTANEKKIDNTKIRVEVNNKLDDVWYKFSCKIPKGYGVKKIVRDDGIAIFNNISINRTTGEVIGNIRWYIENNTLYFYDDPVYGYDISLTPPKPNNSIAVELSYDGQSDGGCGQISAIIFPYNEGDNSSTIASYDHAGRTGDNNYANNIDADAGSKIAIRYTVNTRTRQYGNGGDNFETASRYLSEINRTDIALNTVPNGILESLILTDMYAPWNNKNLNITQKVIIRGNNKWFATIYYVKNPTTKNYNDLRFFQGMDWNFDGSYQNDNAYYNGSDDIVYGYDSNAPVDNIQYGGFKSNIPSYAHDVNYYGYMWNDISNNNLNNASSYIGDAGTALSWSKNSLASGDIWVIPIIWGLGYNYSDMINDINIGLNELYDAGVKSIDYPNNGDSFNPNIQKIIYVNSTIALYGLVDAYNLNVSINMSQINGTYSYSNFTLINLSVPHNEEKKISFPINISNIPYGKYNISIKTNLPNDQNSSNDEKSIVVYISSFSITPSYQEKIGNDGDEIYYNITVNNNGGGDKFDINITNSTKGWVTKIYNNSFLIAEDSSGDGNWNYIASGYDSNSNNLPDVYIPNGKLNLTVLKEIPLTTPLGEVDLTKLKFIQISNPLIYDDVSFQTSTPYPPSVKKTFYLHGNSLKTLNTSVPLKSNNYTIIDGNSLSSWYQYPVFADDFVITSKIPILLYVDDPSGTNSHDVVVSIIATDGSSSFTLGSDKETILLNNNINPYIFNISLSSITTIPKDYYLVLRVENQNSQSPINVYHDSAHISNITLNTTTYVKVNNIFTDKTVYYSGDNASIFANITDPIGSYDISGANITVFYPNGTMYLKDSMDLQEVDGIYPSFWKLYNYSFNLPVSGTYNISITGIESNGVIYNSNYSVKVIPKIIKGTIYEDLGVLGEYDKNDSPISNVNVSLVKDTNANGILDINDSFIENTTTNSSGGFNFTVNGDGIYFIVVNSKTVNTTRGLNSGYTINNIWAEETYQTNDSNYSQVIPFFGGRNATKSDDWGNRVYEHYVKINTSKYNSSKNNILFGFSFDVVVNTKDTDDDSSSNRYAQGTLRQFIENANAINGANHMYFIPMVNPNENDGSGKWWSVALNKKLPIIMDNITTIDGTAYFPNMTVRDSNPGQIGTGGTVGVGPDGVPNTGDEPTLPRFDKLELEVNGSGSSYTFKIGNGTINPSNVTIRKIAMINSGDGIEVQGGCNNFLIEKNIIGVRANGSYPPINNNITKEGIVIYDNTLPNIGGIIQRNYIGYCGRYDIGLGKSTTTGNEPLKTLVRWNEVFDAGRDSNYKYPDAIAVYADNITVEENLIHDTYMGSGTNPRSAGKGVEIRYGSENADIIENTIFNTASAGILFDDDSNNGVVKYNIIHDCGKNYTTAGVVVSRYSGSPINITISKNSMYNNSGLGIDLDNINKTAGDGITANDGFIYSSQANYGVDYPIITYAKLNSTKLYIEGHVGNDSGSSAFANTSIEIYLVKNSSGGDNLIGNNISSNGSVLDNHYGEGWIYQGSLTADNNGNFNGTINISGRGVEKGCLITATTTLKGKGTSEFGPDYLLIKRINISAGLSAILEDNHINISITVKSYNDVSNVYVYWVKPNNSNVTNVSGYFNKFNNTNNVYRFKFNDISGGEIKKINIILNISENCRVSDAYNLGIDPPN from the coding sequence ATGAAATTTATAAAGATTATTACAATGTTTTTAGTAATTGTTTTGTTGTTATCAAATTTTGCAATGGCCAATTTACCAACATTAAATGAATCAGCTTTAAATAACTCAAATATATCAATCTATGAAAATTTATCAAATATCTCCCAATTTAATAAAACATATAATATAACTCCAGATATAACTGATTCAGCTAATTTGAGTAATATGGCTGATAATTTATCAAATACAACTGAAAATCTTGAAAATGAAAGTAATGAAGATACACATTATTTAAATGTTTTAGTAGAAGGATATAAGGTTATTGTAAAAACTAACGGGATTCCATATGGATTTGCAAATGGAACTACCTTAAACTTTATTAACACAAGCAATGGGACTTATATTGTCTCTCCAGTTATTTTAAACATCCCTATTGAAATTTACGCAAAATTTGACAATGAAACATCAAATAAAACCATATTTTTAAACTATACAAAAAAATATGAAATAAAAAATAAAACAGTAATAATAAAAGATATCTATTTTCCATCAGAAAAAATAATTATAAAAACCAACTTTAAACCAAATAATGCTTATATTATAACTCCAAATAATAAAATTATTAATTTAAAAATCCATAAAGAAGGAAAAAATTACAGTTTATCGACAAAATTAAATAAAGATATTATATTGGGAAATTACACAGTTGTAATTGATAAATTTAAAAAATCTTTTGTTGTAGATTACTACAAAATTAACGCTGATTTTAACAATAGCTGTATTTTTGGTAATGTATCATATTATGTTAAAAAACCCAAATATGTTAAATTTATAGTTTACCCATCTAAAAAGAAAATAAATATTTCATTAACAAATGGAAATTTCAATATTTCTTTAATTCATTTAAGTAATATGTTAAATATATCAAAAATTGAAAAAATTGAAATATTGTATGGTAATGCAAAACAGAAGATGCATATACCTATAAATGTTAAAAATAAGAAAAAAATTAAAAAATTAGTTTCATATGACCCTATTAGCAAAGAAATAGTTATTAATCTTGAAGGCAGTAATAAGGAAATTGAAAAAACCATTGAAAAATACAGAAAAGAAAAAAAATATAGTATATTAAAAATAGAACAAATTAACAATAACTATGAAGTTATTGAAATTAGAATCAAAGCCGATAAGAAAATATTAAATGAATATAATTTTCCGATGGGTATTTTAAATACCACAGCAAATGAAAAAAAAATAGATAATACTAAAATTAGGGTTGAAGTGAATAATAAGTTGGACGATGTCTGGTATAAGTTTAGTTGTAAGATTCCAAAAGGATATGGTGTTAAAAAAATAGTTAGAGATGATGGTATAGCCATATTTAATAATATCTCAATAAATAGAACAACAGGGGAAGTTATTGGAAATATAAGGTGGTATATTGAAAATAATACATTGTATTTCTACGATGACCCAGTATATGGGTATGATATATCATTAACGCCCCCTAAACCAAATAATTCAATTGCTGTTGAATTGTCTTATGATGGACAGTCTGATGGAGGGTGCGGTCAAATTTCTGCAATTATCTTTCCTTATAATGAAGGGGATAATTCATCAACAATAGCTTCTTATGACCATGCGGGAAGAACGGGTGACAATAATTATGCAAATAATATTGATGCTGATGCAGGTTCAAAAATAGCAATAAGATATACTGTAAATACAAGAACAAGACAGTATGGAAATGGAGGAGACAATTTTGAAACTGCATCTAGATATTTATCTGAAATTAATAGGACAGACATTGCACTGAATACAGTTCCAAATGGTATTTTAGAGAGTTTAATTCTAACAGATATGTATGCTCCGTGGAATAATAAAAACTTAAATATCACTCAAAAAGTCATAATTAGAGGAAATAACAAATGGTTTGCTACGATTTATTATGTAAAAAATCCTACAACGAAAAATTACAATGATTTAAGATTTTTCCAAGGTATGGATTGGAATTTTGATGGAAGTTATCAGAATGACAATGCATATTATAATGGCTCTGACGATATAGTATATGGGTATGATTCTAATGCACCTGTTGATAATATACAATATGGCGGGTTTAAGTCGAATATCCCAAGTTATGCCCACGATGTTAATTACTATGGATATATGTGGAACGATATATCTAATAATAATTTAAATAACGCTTCATCGTACATTGGTGATGCAGGAACTGCATTATCATGGAGTAAAAATTCTTTAGCCTCTGGAGATATTTGGGTAATTCCAATAATTTGGGGATTGGGTTATAATTATTCTGATATGATAAATGATATAAACATTGGATTAAATGAACTATATGATGCGGGGGTTAAAAGTATCGATTACCCAAATAATGGGGATAGTTTTAATCCAAATATTCAAAAGATAATCTATGTAAATTCAACAATTGCTTTGTATGGGTTAGTGGATGCATATAATTTAAATGTTTCAATAAATATGAGCCAAATTAATGGAACTTATTCATATTCAAATTTCACTTTAATAAATCTATCAGTACCCCATAATGAAGAAAAAAAGATAAGCTTTCCAATAAATATTTCAAATATTCCGTATGGGAAATATAATATATCCATAAAAACAAACCTTCCAAATGACCAAAATAGTTCAAATGATGAAAAAAGCATTGTTGTATATATATCCTCATTTTCAATAACGCCAAGTTATCAGGAAAAAATAGGAAATGATGGGGACGAAATATACTATAATATAACAGTCAACAATAATGGAGGCGGTGATAAATTTGATATAAATATAACTAATTCAACAAAAGGTTGGGTAACAAAAATATATAATAACTCTTTTTTAATAGCCGAAGATAGCAGTGGAGATGGAAACTGGAATTATATCGCTAGTGGTTATGATTCTAATTCAAATAATTTGCCTGATGTATATATACCAAATGGTAAGCTCAATTTAACAGTTTTAAAAGAGATACCCCTTACAACTCCCTTGGGGGAAGTTGATTTAACTAAATTAAAGTTTATTCAAATATCAAATCCATTAATATATGATGATGTATCTTTCCAAACTTCAACACCTTATCCACCATCAGTTAAAAAAACTTTTTATTTACATGGAAATTCATTAAAAACATTAAACACCTCAGTTCCCCTAAAATCAAATAATTATACAATAATTGATGGAAACTCGTTAAGTTCCTGGTATCAATACCCAGTATTTGCAGATGACTTTGTTATAACCTCAAAAATTCCCATTTTATTATATGTAGATGATCCATCAGGAACAAACAGCCATGATGTTGTAGTTAGTATAATAGCTACTGATGGAAGCAGCTCATTCACCTTAGGAAGTGATAAAGAAACTATATTATTAAATAACAACATAAATCCTTACATATTTAATATTAGCCTATCATCAATAACTACAATACCAAAAGATTACTATTTAGTTTTAAGGGTGGAAAATCAGAATTCCCAGAGTCCTATAAATGTTTATCATGATTCAGCACATATATCGAATATAACGCTAAATACAACAACCTATGTTAAAGTTAACAATATATTCACTGACAAAACAGTTTATTATTCTGGGGATAATGCAAGTATTTTTGCCAATATTACAGACCCAATAGGCTCTTATGATATAAGTGGAGCAAATATAACAGTATTCTACCCCAATGGAACAATGTATTTAAAAGATTCAATGGATTTACAAGAAGTTGATGGAATATATCCATCATTCTGGAAATTATACAATTATTCGTTTAATCTACCGGTTAGTGGAACATATAATATATCCATAACGGGAATAGAATCAAATGGAGTTATATATAATAGTAATTATTCAGTCAAAGTCATACCAAAAATTATAAAAGGAACAATATATGAGGATTTGGGAGTTTTAGGGGAATATGATAAAAATGATAGTCCAATCTCAAATGTAAATGTAAGTTTAGTTAAAGATACAAATGCAAACGGAATCTTAGATATTAACGATTCATTTATTGAAAATACTACAACGAATTCAAGTGGGGGTTTTAATTTTACGGTAAATGGAGATGGGATTTACTTCATTGTTGTAAATTCAAAAACTGTTAATACAACAAGAGGATTAAATTCTGGATACACTATAAATAATATATGGGCTGAGGAAACATATCAAACGAATGATAGTAATTATTCCCAAGTTATCCCATTCTTTGGAGGTAGAAATGCAACAAAATCTGATGATTGGGGTAATAGAGTTTATGAGCATTATGTAAAAATAAACACGAGCAAATACAATAGCAGCAAAAATAATATTTTATTTGGATTCAGTTTTGATGTTGTTGTTAATACAAAAGATACCGATGACGATTCAAGTTCAAACAGATATGCACAGGGAACATTAAGGCAGTTTATAGAGAATGCCAATGCCATTAATGGAGCAAACCACATGTATTTTATTCCAATGGTGAATCCAAACGAAAATGATGGAAGTGGCAAGTGGTGGTCTGTTGCATTAAATAAAAAATTACCCATTATAATGGATAATATTACAACTATTGATGGAACTGCATATTTTCCAAATATGACGGTGAGAGATAGCAATCCTGGACAAATAGGGACTGGTGGAACAGTCGGAGTAGGGCCTGATGGTGTTCCAAATACTGGAGATGAACCAACTTTACCGAGATTTGACAAATTGGAGTTAGAGGTAAATGGAAGTGGGAGCTCCTATACTTTTAAGATAGGAAATGGAACAATCAATCCATCCAATGTTACTATCAGAAAAATAGCAATGATAAATTCAGGAGACGGTATTGAAGTCCAGGGAGGATGTAATAATTTCCTTATAGAAAAAAATATAATTGGTGTTAGGGCAAATGGTAGTTATCCCCCAATTAATAACAATATAACAAAAGAAGGTATAGTAATCTATGACAATACACTTCCCAATATTGGAGGAATAATTCAAAGAAATTACATCGGTTATTGCGGTCGTTACGATATAGGCCTTGGTAAATCAACCACAACAGGAAATGAACCACTTAAAACATTGGTAAGGTGGAATGAAGTCTTTGATGCAGGTCGCGATTCTAACTATAAATATCCAGATGCCATTGCTGTTTATGCCGATAACATTACAGTGGAAGAAAACCTGATACATGATACATACATGGGGAGCGGAACTAACCCAAGAAGTGCGGGAAAGGGTGTTGAAATAAGGTATGGCTCTGAAAATGCGGATATAATAGAAAATACAATTTTTAACACAGCCTCAGCAGGAATCCTTTTTGATGATGATAGTAACAATGGAGTAGTTAAATATAATATAATTCACGATTGTGGTAAAAATTACACCACCGCAGGGGTTGTGGTAAGCAGATACTCCGGTAGTCCAATAAATATTACAATATCTAAAAATTCAATGTATAACAATAGTGGATTGGGCATAGATTTAGATAACATAAATAAAACAGCAGGAGATGGCATTACTGCAAATGACGGTTTTATTTATTCATCACAGGCCAATTATGGTGTAGATTATCCTATTATAACCTACGCTAAACTTAACAGTACTAAACTTTACATTGAAGGCCATGTTGGAAATGATAGCGGTTCCTCAGCATTTGCAAATACTTCAATTGAGATATATTTAGTTAAAAATTCAAGTGGTGGAGATAATTTAATAGGAAATAATATCTCCTCAAACGGTTCGGTATTGGATAACCATTATGGAGAAGGCTGGATTTATCAGGGTAGTTTAACAGCTGATAACAATGGGAATTTCAATGGAACAATTAATATTTCTGGAAGGGGTGTTGAAAAAGGATGTTTAATAACTGCAACTACCACTTTAAAAGGTAAAGGAACATCAGAATTTGGTCCGGATTATTTGTTAATAAAAAGGATAAATATTTCAGCTGGACTTTCTGCAATTTTGGAAGATAATCATATAAATATATCAATAACGGTCAAATCATACAACGATGTAAGTAATGTCTATGTCTATTGGGTAAAACCAAATAACTCAAATGTAACAAATGTCTCTGGATACTTCAATAAATTTAATAACACTAACAATGTCTATCGGTTTAAATTCAACGATATCTCTGGGGGAGAAATTAAAAAAATAAACATAATCTTAAACATCTCTGAAAATTGTAGGGTATCCGATGCATATAACCTAGGTATAGATCCTCCTAACTAA
- the sepS gene encoding O-phosphoserine--tRNA ligase: MFDTKKVLELANKDFEKAWITTKDLIKDAPINKKYPRIKPSFGKTNPVMDTIEQLRQAYLRMGFEEYINPVIVDEKDIYKQFGPEAMAVLDRCFYLAGLPRPDIGLSNDKIEQIEKLGIKIDSNEKKENLRKTLHLYKKGVLEGDDLVYEIANSLGLSNEMGLKILEEVFPEFKNLKAESLPLTLRSHMTSGWFITISEMMGKKPLPYALFSIDRCFRREQKEDKSHLMTYHSASCVLVGEDITLDDGKAIAEGLLSQFGFTDFQFRPDEKKSKYYTPETQTEVYAYHPKLKEWLEVATFGIYSPIALSKYNISVPVMNLGLGVERLAMINHNYEDVRKMVYPQFYEQTLSDRDIAYSIKVDKVPVLDELKDLTGELIELCVKNKDKQSPCEVFIEKKIKFYNTTKTIKITLFEKEEGKNLLGPSILNKIFVHNGNIFGVPESFDNVKEEFVKVLSEAKNKGAPTNLTYIDTICYKITSKIEEALISNTKKLKIRAPIVRSLSDVNLKIDELALKQIMGNNKVIDIRGPVFLNVKCEIND; this comes from the coding sequence ATGTTTGATACAAAAAAAGTTTTAGAATTGGCAAATAAAGATTTTGAAAAAGCTTGGATAACTACAAAGGATTTAATAAAAGATGCCCCAATAAATAAAAAATACCCAAGAATAAAACCATCATTTGGAAAAACAAATCCAGTAATGGATACAATTGAACAGCTTAGGCAGGCATATTTAAGGATGGGATTTGAAGAATATATAAATCCTGTAATTGTAGATGAAAAGGACATATACAAACAATTTGGACCAGAAGCTATGGCTGTATTGGATAGATGTTTTTATTTAGCTGGATTGCCAAGACCAGACATAGGGCTAAGTAATGATAAAATTGAACAGATTGAAAAATTAGGCATAAAAATAGACAGCAACGAAAAAAAGGAGAATTTAAGGAAAACACTTCATTTATACAAAAAGGGAGTGTTGGAAGGAGACGATTTAGTATATGAAATAGCAAATAGTTTAGGATTATCCAATGAAATGGGATTAAAAATATTGGAAGAAGTATTTCCCGAATTTAAAAACTTAAAGGCCGAATCATTACCTTTAACTCTTAGAAGTCATATGACATCTGGCTGGTTTATAACAATATCTGAAATGATGGGAAAAAAACCACTCCCCTATGCCCTGTTTTCAATTGATAGATGTTTTAGAAGGGAGCAAAAAGAGGATAAAAGCCATTTAATGACATATCATTCTGCTTCCTGTGTCCTGGTGGGAGAAGATATTACTCTTGATGATGGAAAAGCCATAGCCGAAGGGTTGTTATCACAATTTGGATTTACGGACTTCCAATTTAGGCCAGATGAGAAAAAAAGTAAATACTACACCCCGGAAACTCAAACGGAGGTATATGCATACCACCCCAAATTAAAGGAATGGCTTGAAGTTGCCACATTTGGAATATATTCACCAATTGCTTTAAGTAAATACAATATTAGCGTTCCCGTTATGAATTTGGGGCTTGGAGTGGAAAGACTTGCAATGATTAACCATAATTACGAGGATGTAAGAAAAATGGTTTATCCTCAATTTTATGAACAGACCCTTAGCGATAGAGATATAGCATATAGTATAAAAGTAGATAAAGTGCCCGTCCTTGATGAATTAAAGGATTTAACAGGGGAATTAATAGAATTATGTGTTAAAAATAAAGATAAACAGTCTCCTTGTGAGGTATTTATTGAAAAGAAAATAAAATTCTACAACACCACTAAAACCATAAAAATAACGCTATTTGAAAAAGAGGAAGGTAAAAATTTATTGGGTCCCTCAATATTAAATAAAATATTTGTGCACAATGGAAATATATTTGGAGTTCCTGAATCGTTTGACAATGTTAAAGAGGAATTTGTGAAAGTTTTAAGTGAGGCCAAAAATAAGGGAGCTCCCACAAATTTAACTTATATAGATACAATATGTTATAAAATAACATCAAAAATAGAGGAGGCCCTTATCTCAAATACTAAAAAGTTAAAAATCAGAGCTCCGATTGTAAGAAGTTTAAGCGATGTAAATTTAAAAATAGATGAGTTGGCTTTAAAGCAGATAATGGGAAACAACAAGGTTATAGACATAAGAGGTCCCGTATTTTTAAATGTGAAATGTGAAATAAATGATTAA
- a CDS encoding winged helix-turn-helix transcriptional regulator, with product MKKFGYGIMATILIAMYLLSSTFAFNNCIHHTIDGVNINIYNNTVYLDYVNNSPVFYVGEKKEYIVIPPYINADTEISLIKKLNFKITNDSKLVNLIISHKDINTTTNAIIFAPLPSSKKINTSTTIYWVKDPLRLNKTQVIDYYTYPKKGEIIATYANGEPAAIKVGNKIYAGFKPDKLSLANLIYIFIIKKVASSSLPMILLILTSLLSIISIFEVLKKKLANFLLNIASTSVFVVLRITTNNKDKVLLNKKRKEIYDYIIDNPGRHLRKLSEELNISLSTLSWHLRILEKAELIKSKKIGNKIIYYPVGMDKNDLLLLYLSNTQNEIYQYLLNNDAHLRKIAKDLDMNVETVRYNLRKMEELDIVNAKEDGNKIVYYVNPLE from the coding sequence ATGAAAAAATTTGGCTATGGCATAATGGCAACTATATTAATTGCAATGTATTTACTTAGTAGTACCTTTGCATTTAATAATTGCATACATCATACCATTGACGGCGTAAATATTAATATTTACAACAATACAGTTTATTTAGATTATGTAAATAACAGCCCTGTATTCTATGTAGGTGAAAAAAAGGAATACATTGTCATACCCCCATATATAAATGCAGATACAGAAATTTCTCTGATTAAAAAACTTAACTTTAAAATTACAAATGATTCCAAACTCGTAAATTTAATTATCTCGCATAAAGATATCAATACCACAACCAATGCCATAATATTTGCCCCATTGCCAAGTTCTAAAAAAATCAATACATCAACTACAATATATTGGGTAAAAGACCCATTAAGACTCAACAAAACCCAAGTTATTGATTATTATACCTACCCTAAAAAGGGAGAAATTATTGCAACATATGCAAATGGAGAACCTGCTGCAATAAAGGTTGGAAACAAAATATATGCTGGATTTAAGCCCGATAAATTAAGTTTGGCTAATTTGATATATATCTTCATAATCAAAAAGGTTGCTTCATCATCATTACCTATGATTTTGCTTATATTGACTTCATTATTATCCATTATAAGCATTTTTGAAGTTTTAAAAAAGAAATTGGCAAACTTTCTTTTAAATATCGCATCCACATCAGTATTTGTAGTATTGAGGATAACCACAAATAACAAAGATAAGGTTCTTTTAAATAAAAAAAGAAAAGAAATTTATGATTACATAATAGATAACCCTGGACGTCATTTAAGAAAATTATCCGAAGAGTTAAATATATCATTATCAACATTGTCGTGGCATTTAAGAATATTGGAAAAGGCAGAATTAATAAAAAGTAAAAAGATAGGTAATAAGATAATATACTACCCGGTGGGAATGGATAAAAATGATTTACTGTTGTTATATTTAAGTAATACCCAAAATGAAATATATCAATATCTGTTAAATAATGATGCCCATTTAAGAAAAATAGCCAAAGATTTAGATATGAATGTTGAAACTGTTAGATACAATCTAAGAAAAATGGAAGAATTGGATATTGTAAATGCCAAAGAAGATGGAAATAAAATTGTATATTATGTTAATCCCCTAGAATAA